In Spirobacillus cienkowskii, a genomic segment contains:
- a CDS encoding class I SAM-dependent methyltransferase, translating into MSKYFIQTLNKTGYALSEVLDEISQNFIESSKSCTLPVLEIGAAFGVVSLECLKQGATVIANDIDENHLKILKNNANINSNKLILMPCDFEDIKLLDNSISSIFCARVIHFFDPDKLIRCLKLTYKLLENHGTAYFTAETPFLKNWNHLHLDFKKRIAQGDIFAGYVKTKNYINSGEISDNLPEYMQFFDDYNLKIIFEKCGFIVEKSFLFARPYFPLEVQLDGRESVGIIARKIVNFKG; encoded by the coding sequence ATGTCAAAATACTTTATCCAAACATTAAATAAAACTGGTTATGCGTTAAGCGAAGTACTTGACGAAATTTCTCAAAATTTTATTGAATCGTCTAAATCTTGCACTTTACCAGTTTTAGAAATTGGAGCAGCCTTTGGTGTAGTTAGTCTTGAATGCTTAAAACAAGGAGCTACTGTTATTGCAAATGATATAGATGAAAATCATTTAAAAATATTAAAAAATAATGCAAATATTAATAGCAATAAATTAATTTTGATGCCATGTGACTTTGAAGATATAAAGTTACTTGATAACTCAATTTCGTCTATTTTTTGTGCTCGTGTAATTCATTTTTTTGATCCTGATAAATTAATAAGATGTTTAAAATTAACATACAAATTATTAGAAAATCATGGTACCGCATACTTTACCGCTGAAACTCCGTTTTTAAAAAACTGGAATCATTTACACTTAGATTTTAAAAAAAGAATTGCACAAGGTGACATTTTTGCAGGTTACGTAAAAACAAAAAATTATATAAACTCAGGTGAAATATCTGACAACTTGCCAGAGTATATGCAGTTTTTTGATGATTATAATTTAAAAATTATTTTTGAAAAATGTGGTTTTATTGTAGAAAAAAGTTTTTTATTTGCGAGACCTTATTTTCCATTAGAAGTTCAGCTTGATGGAAGAGAAAGTGTGGGAATTATAGCGAGAAAAATTGTTAATTTTAAGGGCTAA
- a CDS encoding ABC transporter substrate-binding protein produces the protein MTNKFLLFILFLLLSLNSALAQTKISLITEDYRPPLNMIIDNKIVGISTEIMQEIMKREKIKYTLEVLPWARGFNTTQKKSDTALFSTTRTPERENLFKWVGPIISNNWVFFAKKGSKIKINSLDDAKKYSIGVYTEDAVTEFLQKNGFVRNENLDVSTNDQQNALKLQAGRIDLWASGSALGPWIVKLANAGRIEELYTFNKTELYAAFNINTDDKIINQLNKQLKKMKQDGTVKKIYNKYFYQK, from the coding sequence ATGACAAATAAATTTTTACTTTTTATTCTTTTTTTGTTACTTTCACTCAATTCTGCACTAGCTCAAACTAAAATTTCTTTAATTACCGAAGATTATAGACCACCATTAAATATGATTATTGACAATAAAATTGTTGGTATCTCAACTGAAATTATGCAAGAAATAATGAAAAGAGAAAAAATTAAGTACACTTTGGAAGTATTACCTTGGGCAAGAGGATTTAATACCACTCAAAAAAAATCTGACACCGCTCTATTCTCCACTACTAGAACTCCGGAAAGAGAAAATTTATTTAAATGGGTTGGCCCAATTATCTCCAATAATTGGGTATTTTTTGCAAAAAAGGGATCTAAAATTAAAATCAATAGCCTTGATGATGCAAAAAAATATTCTATTGGAGTTTATACTGAAGATGCGGTGACCGAATTTTTACAAAAAAACGGATTTGTTAGAAACGAAAATTTAGATGTTTCAACAAATGATCAACAAAATGCGTTAAAACTACAAGCAGGACGGATTGATCTCTGGGCATCAGGTTCAGCACTTGGTCCTTGGATTGTTAAATTGGCAAATGCAGGTCGTATTGAAGAACTCTATACATTTAATAAAACTGAATTGTATGCAGCATTTAATATTAATACAGATGATAAAATCATCAATCAATTGAACAAGCAGCTAAAAAAAATGAAGCAAGATGGAACTGTTAAGAAAATTTACAATAAGTATTTTTATCAAAAATAA
- a CDS encoding type II TA system antitoxin MqsA family protein, translated as MDCINCCNKKFDIKKVRMETLLKEDQLEVIAEAFVCTKCRHEMMNTEQMANFRVLASDTYRKKHELLTSNEIVSFRKKMAMTQTEFAKYLGVGEASVKRWESHHIQDESQNELIRLKCDELYAIKNMLNIEWKSAPSDEFSGNRKFNINTFTHLVLHLLSVTKSPIYLNKALFYVDFKNFQKFGKSVTGARYVALDYGPCPDQFKEIYRYLEEHKFISRSGKHDLKALRDSDLSIFDDKELEVIKDITERSKKDGGKEIFELSHKEIAFTETTKYIDYISYLKSSSLLV; from the coding sequence ATGGATTGTATTAACTGTTGCAACAAAAAATTTGATATAAAAAAAGTACGTATGGAAACACTTTTAAAAGAAGATCAATTAGAAGTAATTGCAGAAGCTTTTGTATGCACAAAATGTAGGCATGAAATGATGAATACAGAGCAAATGGCAAATTTTCGTGTGTTGGCTTCAGACACATATAGAAAAAAGCATGAACTTTTGACTTCAAATGAAATAGTTTCATTTAGAAAAAAAATGGCTATGACTCAAACTGAATTCGCAAAATACTTAGGTGTGGGTGAAGCGAGTGTCAAACGTTGGGAGAGTCATCACATACAAGATGAATCTCAAAACGAACTCATAAGACTCAAATGTGACGAATTATATGCGATTAAAAATATGTTAAATATAGAATGGAAAAGTGCGCCGTCAGATGAGTTTTCTGGTAATAGAAAGTTTAACATTAATACATTTACTCACCTAGTTTTGCATTTGCTTTCTGTGACAAAAAGTCCTATTTATTTGAACAAAGCTTTGTTCTACGTTGATTTTAAGAATTTTCAAAAATTCGGTAAAAGTGTTACAGGAGCTCGTTATGTTGCTCTTGATTATGGTCCATGTCCTGATCAATTTAAAGAAATTTATCGTTACCTTGAAGAGCATAAATTTATTTCTCGGAGTGGAAAGCACGATTTAAAGGCATTAAGGGATTCTGATTTATCTATTTTTGATGACAAAGAATTAGAAGTAATAAAAGATATTACTGAACGTTCAAAAAAAGATGGTGGTAAAGAAATTTTTGAATTGTCTCATAAAGAAATAGCTTTTACAGAAACAACAAAGTACATTGATTATATTAGTTACCTAAAATCATCAAGTTTACTTGTTTAA
- a CDS encoding restriction endonuclease subunit S has protein sequence MHFTLTVRELVEKRILEKPMDGNHGSYHPASDEYVEKGIPFVMASDLVGGKIDYIKCKKITIERANKLQKGFSKLGDVLLTHKATIGRTAIVSNIDENSFVMLTPQVTYYRVKNKNILDNRYLKYYFDSLEFQNILMQWSGGGSTRAYLGITGQLDLPISFPNIEQQLKIVSYIEPIDDKIALNNQMNETLESMAKAIFKEWFIDFGPVRAKAEGRRPFGMDDETVALFPDSFEDSELGPIPKGWKLDNINEFSYLEYGKNLSVSKLQTNGFPVYGAARIIGYYSKSLYKKPTILITCRGNGSGDILETKEEAFVTNNSIAITPKDENLRHYLRHFLKSINTKVVVTGSAQPQITISNLNTLKILIPNKNIFSIFYKLIDPLWKMQSLNDNQNEDLNKLRDLLLPKLISGEISLSNNEISPTSNETTTHIPVQQKIYAYAKNEEKLNV, from the coding sequence ATGCATTTCACATTAACGGTTAGAGAACTTGTTGAAAAAAGAATATTAGAAAAACCAATGGATGGAAATCATGGAAGCTATCATCCAGCTTCTGATGAATATGTAGAAAAAGGAATTCCTTTTGTAATGGCTTCAGATTTAGTTGGAGGAAAGATAGACTACATTAAATGTAAAAAAATTACAATTGAAAGAGCTAATAAATTACAAAAAGGGTTTTCAAAACTAGGGGACGTCCTTCTCACTCATAAAGCAACTATTGGCAGAACTGCAATTGTCTCAAATATTGATGAGAATAGTTTTGTAATGCTAACCCCTCAAGTTACGTATTACAGGGTTAAAAATAAAAATATTTTGGATAATAGATATTTAAAATATTATTTTGACTCTTTAGAATTTCAAAACATTCTTATGCAATGGTCAGGTGGAGGATCAACACGAGCTTATTTAGGAATAACAGGACAACTAGATCTACCAATTAGTTTTCCAAATATTGAACAGCAATTAAAAATAGTTTCTTACATTGAACCAATAGACGACAAAATCGCTCTCAACAACCAAATGAACGAAACTCTTGAATCAATGGCGAAAGCAATTTTTAAAGAGTGGTTTATAGATTTTGGCCCTGTGCGAGCAAAAGCCGAAGGCCGCCGCCCGTTTGGCATGGACGATGAAACTGTTGCTCTTTTTCCAGATAGTTTTGAAGATTCTGAACTTGGTCCTATTCCGAAGGGGTGGAAATTAGATAATATTAATGAATTTTCATATTTAGAATATGGTAAAAATCTTTCTGTCAGTAAACTTCAAACAAATGGATTTCCTGTTTATGGAGCCGCAAGAATTATTGGTTATTATTCAAAAAGCTTATATAAAAAACCAACAATATTAATAACTTGTAGAGGTAATGGTTCTGGTGATATACTTGAAACAAAAGAAGAAGCTTTTGTTACAAATAATTCAATAGCAATAACTCCAAAAGATGAGAATTTAAGACATTACCTAAGACATTTTTTAAAAAGCATAAATACAAAAGTTGTAGTAACTGGCTCAGCTCAACCACAAATCACTATTTCTAACCTAAATACACTAAAAATTTTAATTCCAAACAAGAATATATTCTCAATTTTCTACAAATTGATAGATCCTCTTTGGAAAATGCAGTCATTAAATGACAATCAAAATGAAGATTTAAATAAACTAAGAGATCTCCTCCTCCCCAAACTCATTTCAGGTGAAATTTCTTTAAGTAACAATGAAATTTCACCTACCAGCAACGAAACAACAACTCATATCCCAGTTCAGCAAAAAATTTATGCATACGCAAAAAACGAGGAAAAATTAAACGTGTAA
- a CDS encoding type I restriction endonuclease subunit R, with amino-acid sequence MNSDSVTEDTLELQALDWFIEIGYTKYYGPDIAPEGKNEERKSFADVILVNRLKNKLFELNPKVPANGIDEAIRKILLFDITNPVLQNKRCHQYITDGVDVEYQTVQGNKPDKVWLIDFKNPENNEFLAINQFTVIENKNNRRPDIVIFVNGLPLAVIELKNPSDPGTDVWQAYNQIQTYKNEISSLFNYNAVNVISDGLHSMVGSLTAHQERYHVWRTINSEKDVPTNLLSLEVVIRGLFDKERFLDFVRYFVAFEQKPKSDAAIKIVAAYHQFNAVRAAINNTIKAIKGDKRIGTVWHSTGSGKSLTMAFYVGKAVVQNELQNPTIIILTDRNDLDNQLFGQFSRVTQILRQTPKQIESRGDLVNALKVASGGIYFTTIQKFFPEKKGEQFPLLSERKNIIIVADEAHRSQYGFTEGFAIHLRNALPNASFIGFTGTPISKTDADTRAVFGDYISIYDIERSIQDKSTVPIYYESRLIKLEINKNIDLDSELEEITESDEPSEKERIKSKWANLEALVSSENRIKEVAKDFISHFESRQDGKKGKAMLVCMSRRICIDMYNEIIKLRPEWHAQDDEKGVIKIIMTGAASDKEEWQQHIRTKKRREELAEHFRDEHSPFQIVIVRDMWLTGFDAPCMTTMYIDKPMKGHNLMQAIARVNRIFEGKKGGVVVDYIGIADSLRKTMQTYTESGGQGRPFLDKEEAVAIMLEKYELCCQIMYKFKYKQALGNSIEVLKLLPSALEHILAQPDGKKRFSDAVYQLSKAFALATPHESALQIRTELIFFQNVNGALNKNNPNAALRLEDKEYILRQLISKSVASEGVIDIFSAAGLKKPDISVLSDEFLAEVRNLPQRNLAIELLEKLIQGELKTKMKKNKVQERHFSEMLENALRNYKNRAIETAKVIEDLIKMAKEIKEAHKRGKDLNLTDDELAFYDALSDHGTAKNILGDDILKKIAIDLVNTIKTNLDVDWMMKTTSRAKVRMSVKRLLKTRGYPPDKSEKAIELILEQAEHLCKEWEN; translated from the coding sequence ATGAACTCCGACTCCGTTACCGAAGACACGCTCGAATTGCAGGCTTTAGATTGGTTTATTGAAATTGGTTATACAAAATATTATGGTCCAGATATCGCTCCAGAGGGAAAAAATGAGGAACGAAAAAGTTTTGCAGATGTTATTTTAGTAAACAGACTAAAAAATAAACTTTTTGAACTTAACCCCAAAGTTCCTGCAAATGGAATTGACGAAGCGATTCGTAAAATTCTTTTGTTTGATATTACAAACCCCGTGTTGCAAAATAAACGCTGTCATCAATACATCACAGATGGTGTGGATGTTGAATATCAAACTGTTCAAGGTAACAAACCCGATAAAGTTTGGCTTATTGATTTTAAAAATCCTGAAAACAACGAATTTCTCGCTATCAATCAATTTACAGTGATAGAAAATAAAAATAATCGAAGACCAGACATTGTAATTTTTGTAAATGGCCTTCCTTTAGCGGTTATAGAATTAAAAAATCCTTCTGATCCTGGCACCGATGTGTGGCAAGCTTATAATCAAATTCAAACCTATAAAAATGAGATTTCATCTTTATTTAATTATAATGCCGTCAATGTGATTTCTGATGGCCTACACTCAATGGTTGGCTCCTTAACAGCTCACCAAGAACGTTATCATGTTTGGCGAACAATCAATTCCGAAAAAGACGTTCCTACCAATCTTTTAAGTTTAGAGGTTGTCATTAGAGGATTATTTGATAAAGAGCGTTTTCTTGATTTTGTTCGTTACTTTGTTGCGTTTGAGCAAAAACCAAAGTCTGATGCCGCCATTAAAATTGTTGCGGCATACCATCAGTTTAATGCGGTGAGAGCTGCAATTAACAACACTATTAAAGCAATTAAAGGCGATAAACGTATTGGAACAGTTTGGCATTCTACAGGAAGTGGCAAATCACTTACAATGGCATTTTATGTTGGAAAGGCCGTTGTGCAAAACGAACTGCAAAACCCAACAATAATTATTTTAACCGATAGAAACGATCTCGATAATCAGCTTTTTGGACAGTTTTCTAGAGTCACTCAAATTTTGCGGCAAACTCCAAAACAAATCGAAAGCCGCGGCGATCTTGTTAATGCTCTAAAAGTTGCATCAGGGGGAATTTACTTTACAACCATTCAAAAGTTTTTTCCTGAAAAAAAGGGAGAACAATTTCCGTTACTCTCTGAGCGCAAAAATATTATTATCGTTGCCGATGAAGCTCATCGAAGCCAATATGGTTTTACAGAAGGATTTGCCATACATTTAAGAAATGCTCTTCCTAACGCAAGCTTTATTGGATTTACAGGAACCCCAATTTCAAAAACTGATGCTGATACCAGAGCAGTATTTGGTGACTATATTTCTATTTACGATATTGAACGCTCAATCCAAGATAAATCCACAGTTCCTATTTATTATGAAAGTAGGCTCATTAAACTCGAAATAAATAAAAACATCGATCTCGACTCTGAGCTTGAAGAAATTACAGAAAGCGATGAGCCCTCAGAAAAAGAACGCATAAAATCAAAGTGGGCTAACCTTGAGGCCTTAGTCAGTTCTGAAAATAGAATTAAAGAAGTGGCAAAAGATTTTATTTCTCATTTTGAGAGCCGACAGGATGGTAAAAAAGGCAAGGCAATGCTTGTTTGTATGTCTCGCCGTATTTGCATTGATATGTATAACGAAATTATAAAACTCCGCCCAGAATGGCACGCACAAGATGACGAAAAAGGTGTCATCAAAATAATTATGACAGGTGCGGCATCAGATAAAGAAGAATGGCAACAACATATCAGAACCAAAAAACGCCGAGAAGAACTTGCAGAACATTTTAGAGATGAACACTCACCATTTCAAATTGTTATTGTGCGAGATATGTGGCTTACAGGTTTTGACGCGCCCTGTATGACCACAATGTATATTGATAAGCCCATGAAGGGGCACAATTTGATGCAGGCCATTGCGCGAGTTAATAGAATATTTGAGGGTAAAAAAGGCGGAGTTGTTGTTGATTATATTGGAATTGCAGACTCTTTGCGCAAAACCATGCAAACCTATACAGAAAGCGGCGGACAAGGCAGACCATTTCTCGACAAAGAAGAAGCCGTTGCCATCATGCTCGAAAAATACGAACTTTGTTGTCAGATTATGTATAAGTTTAAGTACAAACAAGCGCTTGGCAACTCAATAGAAGTGTTAAAATTGCTGCCATCTGCGCTTGAACATATTTTAGCGCAACCCGACGGGAAAAAACGATTTTCTGACGCGGTGTATCAACTCTCAAAAGCATTTGCTCTTGCAACTCCGCACGAATCGGCTTTGCAAATTCGTACAGAACTCATTTTTTTTCAAAACGTGAATGGAGCATTAAACAAAAACAATCCCAATGCGGCATTACGGCTTGAAGATAAAGAATATATTTTAAGACAACTTATTTCTAAGTCAGTGGCTTCAGAAGGGGTGATTGATATTTTTTCTGCGGCTGGATTAAAAAAACCCGACATTTCTGTGCTTTCGGACGAATTTTTAGCAGAAGTGAGAAATCTTCCTCAACGTAATTTGGCAATTGAACTTCTAGAAAAACTGATTCAAGGCGAACTCAAAACCAAGATGAAAAAAAACAAAGTACAAGAAAGACATTTTTCAGAAATGCTTGAAAATGCATTAAGAAACTATAAAAACCGAGCTATTGAAACCGCCAAAGTGATTGAAGATCTCATTAAAATGGCAAAAGAAATTAAAGAGGCTCATAAGCGAGGAAAAGATCTTAATTTGACTGATGATGAACTGGCGTTTTATGATGCACTCAGTGACCACGGAACTGCTAAAAACATATTGGGTGATGATATTTTAAAAAAAATCGCTATTGATCTTGTAAATACGATTAAAACAAATCTCGATGTGGATTGGATGATGAAAACAACCTCAAGGGCTAAGGTTCGGATGTCTGTAAAAAGACTTTTAAAAACAAGAGGATATCCGCCAGATAAAAGCGAAAAAGCCATCGAACTTATTTTAGAACAAGCAGAGCATTTGTGTAAGGAGTGGGAAAATTAG
- a CDS encoding class I SAM-dependent DNA methyltransferase: protein MPKIKKTPKEEKQKIKKTPKEPKENKSTTNLGFEEKLWQTADKLRAHMDAAVYKHVVLGLVFLKYVSDSFIERYNELLKEDDGFEEEKDAYSEKNVFWVPKNARWDNIKNNAKKPEIGKIIDDAMNAIEKENRTLKGVLQKDYARPDLDKRMLGELVDLISSIELGDKTSKQKDLLGRVYEYFLGKFASAEGKLGGQFYTPGCIVKLLVEMIEPLKGRIYDPCCGSGGMFVQSIKFLDAHGGKKGQLSIYGQESNPTTWKLCKMNLAIRGLEGDLGEMNADTFHNDQHRDLKADYILANPPFNISDWGGEMLKDDQRWRYGVPSAGNANYAWLQHMVHRLAPNGVAGIVLANGSLSSNQSSEGEIRKKMLEADIIDCIISLPGQLFYSTQIPASLWFISRNKKTAPNQKNRSGKVLFIDCRKMGIMTSRVNRELTESEIKEVGRLYHAWRGEKECGTYQDKAGFCKSVTLDEIEKNGWVLTPGRYVGAEDVVDDEGSFEEKIINLKNMIFEYFKNSGVLMKQIEKNLKFFG, encoded by the coding sequence ATGCCAAAAATTAAAAAGACACCCAAAGAAGAAAAACAAAAAATAAAAAAAACACCAAAAGAACCTAAAGAAAATAAATCAACAACCAACCTGGGCTTTGAAGAAAAACTTTGGCAAACCGCCGATAAACTTAGAGCCCATATGGATGCCGCTGTTTATAAACATGTTGTTCTTGGCCTTGTGTTTTTAAAATACGTTTCTGATTCTTTTATTGAACGATATAACGAACTCCTAAAAGAAGATGATGGCTTTGAAGAAGAAAAAGATGCCTACTCAGAAAAAAATGTTTTTTGGGTACCTAAAAATGCGCGCTGGGACAACATTAAAAATAACGCAAAAAAACCTGAAATTGGCAAAATAATTGATGACGCCATGAACGCTATAGAAAAAGAAAACAGAACTCTTAAAGGTGTGTTGCAAAAAGATTATGCTCGCCCCGATTTAGATAAAAGAATGCTTGGTGAGCTTGTTGACTTAATTTCATCAATTGAACTTGGCGACAAAACAAGTAAACAAAAAGATCTCTTGGGCAGGGTTTACGAATATTTTTTAGGCAAGTTTGCCAGTGCTGAAGGTAAGCTTGGTGGTCAATTTTATACTCCAGGTTGTATTGTAAAACTTTTAGTCGAAATGATTGAACCACTCAAAGGACGAATTTATGACCCTTGTTGTGGCTCAGGCGGTATGTTTGTTCAATCTATTAAATTTTTAGATGCTCATGGCGGTAAAAAAGGCCAACTTTCTATTTATGGACAAGAATCCAACCCCACCACCTGGAAACTTTGCAAAATGAATCTTGCCATCAGAGGGCTTGAAGGCGATCTGGGTGAAATGAACGCAGACACATTTCATAACGACCAACACCGCGATCTCAAAGCCGATTATATTTTAGCAAATCCGCCTTTTAATATTAGTGACTGGGGCGGAGAAATGCTGAAAGACGACCAACGGTGGCGGTATGGAGTGCCTTCGGCTGGTAACGCCAACTACGCTTGGTTGCAGCATATGGTGCATAGGCTTGCGCCAAACGGAGTTGCAGGCATTGTTTTAGCAAACGGAAGTTTAAGTTCTAATCAATCGAGCGAAGGTGAAATTAGAAAAAAAATGCTCGAGGCCGACATTATTGATTGTATTATTTCTCTTCCTGGACAACTTTTTTACTCCACTCAAATTCCTGCATCACTGTGGTTTATTTCACGCAATAAAAAAACCGCTCCCAACCAAAAAAATAGATCTGGCAAAGTTTTATTTATTGATTGCCGCAAAATGGGAATTATGACCTCAAGAGTAAACCGAGAATTAACTGAATCTGAAATAAAAGAAGTTGGCAGACTTTATCATGCCTGGAGAGGCGAAAAAGAGTGCGGCACGTACCAAGATAAAGCTGGATTTTGCAAATCTGTTACTTTAGATGAAATTGAAAAAAATGGCTGGGTACTTACGCCTGGAAGATATGTGGGGGCGGAGGATGTTGTTGATGATGAGGGGTCGTTTGAGGAGAAAATTATTAATTTAAAAAATATGATTTTTGAATATTTTAAAAACTCAGGAGTATTAATGAAACAAATAGAAAAAAACCTCAAATTTTTTGGATAA
- a CDS encoding YaaW family protein, translating to MIAAEIQCFGENTFATWARCGEGVLYREILIDVCDSMRVNYNAHANIERIEMNLLLKILTDSMDKMTPEDLIDLASELGIKTTNFSKQTLIIAAQTSVKMSGFVAHKVTVIVANAALARAIGIAVGPIGWTLTALWSLKDVAGSAFWVTIPCIVQIAFLRTMINQQNSSVYSRISPDSICR from the coding sequence CTGATTGCTGCAGAAATTCAGTGCTTTGGAGAAAATACTTTTGCAACTTGGGCTCGTTGTGGCGAGGGTGTTTTGTACAGAGAAATATTGATAGATGTTTGCGACAGCATGCGTGTCAACTACAATGCTCACGCCAATATTGAACGCATCGAAATGAATTTGTTGCTAAAGATTCTTACCGACTCTATGGATAAAATGACGCCAGAAGACCTAATCGATCTTGCTAGCGAGCTTGGGATAAAAACAACAAATTTTTCCAAACAAACCCTTATTATTGCAGCTCAAACTAGTGTAAAAATGAGCGGATTTGTTGCGCACAAAGTTACTGTTATTGTAGCAAATGCCGCATTAGCTCGCGCTATTGGCATAGCTGTGGGTCCAATTGGATGGACGCTTACAGCACTGTGGTCACTGAAAGACGTAGCTGGATCCGCCTTTTGGGTTACAATACCGTGCATAGTGCAAATTGCTTTTCTGCGAACTATGATAAATCAACAAAACAGTAGTGTGTATTCTCGAATTTCTCCAGACAGCATATGCAGATAA
- a CDS encoding FYVE zinc finger domain-containing protein, producing MRYNIIKKPLNFLDNKAAKYYFEHKRIAPSFFHLAGYLPEASSVNVDFSSGLDGVFTREVTECVIVGLIHKNKSTKKITRITMMHQSGGLSFEGILKNIDHLIINKIFDISNEILKIYILMTNGSTPQYRLIDNMDEIYSSRYKNSFEKEIELYESILTVSYNGYCILRVDNNEIMAAEFNKDFNTNSYFFPITCLHNKTRRFDNTSDLYEYLKTGKYWIKKSKDLSNCMICNSPFFYASLNVLYKARNHCRVCGIIVCKNCIKFKNFQKSIFKNSIIEKENNYKVCIRH from the coding sequence ATGAGATATAATATAATAAAAAAACCATTAAATTTTTTAGATAATAAAGCTGCTAAGTATTATTTTGAACATAAGAGAATAGCGCCCTCTTTTTTTCATTTAGCTGGATATTTACCTGAAGCCTCGAGTGTAAATGTTGATTTTTCTTCAGGATTGGATGGAGTTTTTACCAGAGAAGTGACTGAATGTGTCATAGTTGGATTAATTCATAAAAATAAATCAACTAAAAAAATAACTAGAATTACTATGATGCATCAATCGGGAGGATTGTCCTTTGAAGGTATTTTAAAAAATATTGATCATCTTATAATCAATAAAATATTTGATATATCAAATGAAATTTTAAAAATTTATATACTGATGACTAATGGTTCTACCCCTCAGTATAGGTTAATAGATAATATGGATGAAATATACTCAAGTCGATATAAAAATAGTTTTGAAAAAGAAATAGAGCTATACGAAAGTATTTTAACGGTTTCATATAATGGTTATTGTATATTGCGAGTTGATAATAATGAAATTATGGCTGCTGAATTTAATAAGGATTTTAATACAAATAGCTATTTTTTTCCAATTACTTGTTTACATAATAAAACTAGAAGATTTGATAACACAAGTGATTTATATGAATATTTAAAAACTGGTAAATACTGGATAAAAAAATCGAAAGATCTTTCAAATTGTATGATTTGTAATTCTCCATTTTTTTATGCTTCATTAAATGTCCTTTATAAAGCTCGTAATCATTGTAGAGTTTGTGGAATTATTGTTTGTAAAAATTGCATTAAGTTTAAAAATTTTCAAAAATCTATCTTTAAAAATAGTATCATTGAAAAAGAAAATAATTATAAAGTTTGTATTCGGCACTAA
- a CDS encoding DUF1398 family protein: MNNKLKIVAQKCLDGAYNNKMSFPEILKILNENGFESYRVDYLQHCVSYYLTNGNGIDLPLPKHEASVAKIFDTTALQSAIKEAQQQLEGYTYKSFCEKVMNAGCAGYIVSFLGKRVLYFGRTAETHIELFPQ, translated from the coding sequence ATGAACAATAAACTAAAAATAGTGGCTCAAAAATGCTTAGATGGCGCTTATAACAACAAAATGAGTTTTCCCGAAATCTTGAAAATTCTTAATGAAAATGGTTTCGAAAGTTATCGGGTTGACTATTTACAACATTGTGTTTCGTACTATTTAACAAATGGCAATGGTATTGACTTGCCACTTCCCAAGCATGAAGCATCTGTTGCCAAAATTTTTGATACCACAGCTCTACAATCCGCTATTAAAGAAGCACAACAACAACTTGAAGGCTACACATACAAAAGCTTTTGTGAAAAAGTCATGAATGCGGGTTGCGCTGGCTACATTGTATCATTTCTAGGCAAGCGCGTACTGTACTTTGGACGTACCGCAGAAACACATATAGAGCTTTTCCCACAATAA